A genome region from Bradyrhizobium commune includes the following:
- a CDS encoding VOC family protein, protein MADQSGHFVWYELLTTDVPSAAAFYAEVVGWTAKDASSPELAYTLLTTGGAPVVGLMNLPEEGVRMGATPRWLGYVAVDDMDVMIAQIRRLGGTILVSPTDSNIGRIAVVADPQGATFGLVTGLTHGQSQPGGSDQPGRVGWHELLAEDRRRIFPFYRELLGWQQADAGSDPADVYDMFSVAGQTIGGMLTKLPSVSQTCWLHYFNVEDVGAAARRVDAGGGRVLQGPIELPDDCWIVRCVDPQGALFTLQGAWDRKGIERSSASEVSWSARWGDIASQGRIVRDKTRR, encoded by the coding sequence TTGGCCGATCAATCCGGACACTTCGTTTGGTACGAGCTTCTGACGACGGACGTGCCGTCGGCCGCTGCTTTTTACGCCGAGGTCGTCGGCTGGACTGCAAAAGACGCGTCGAGCCCGGAGCTGGCCTACACGCTGCTGACGACAGGCGGCGCTCCGGTCGTCGGTCTCATGAATCTCCCTGAAGAAGGGGTTCGCATGGGCGCAACGCCGAGATGGCTCGGCTACGTCGCCGTCGATGACATGGATGTCATGATTGCGCAAATCCGTCGGCTCGGCGGCACCATCCTGGTCTCGCCGACCGACAGCAACATCGGCCGCATTGCAGTGGTCGCCGATCCGCAAGGCGCGACGTTTGGATTGGTCACGGGCCTGACACATGGCCAATCGCAACCGGGCGGATCGGACCAGCCCGGGCGCGTGGGCTGGCACGAGTTGCTGGCCGAAGATCGGCGGAGGATCTTTCCGTTTTACCGCGAGCTTCTCGGCTGGCAACAGGCCGACGCTGGATCCGATCCGGCAGACGTGTACGACATGTTTTCAGTGGCGGGGCAGACGATCGGCGGCATGCTCACCAAGCTTCCGAGCGTATCGCAGACATGCTGGCTGCATTACTTCAATGTCGAAGACGTCGGCGCGGCGGCGAGACGCGTCGATGCCGGCGGAGGACGGGTTCTCCAGGGGCCGATCGAATTGCCCGATGATTGCTGGATCGTGCGATGCGTCGATCCCCAGGGCGCCCTGTTTACGCTCCAGGGGGCGTGGGACCGGAAGGGCATCGAGCGATCCTCCGCCTCGGAAGTCAGCTGGTCCGCGAGATGGGGCGATATCGCGTCACAGGGCCGGATCGTGCGTGACAAGACCAGGCGCTAG
- a CDS encoding PaaI family thioesterase, with protein sequence MIDKTAARLKSDGWTIVDTSGFIHLIGPLWERKVDGHYEFALATEDKHHNRRGMVQGGVMMTFADRTCGMTARYETGKQYMATVQLDTHFVEAGQIGDLLISRPRVVRTTRSLIFMSTEVSVDDRCVVMANGVFKILKGAE encoded by the coding sequence ATGATCGATAAAACCGCCGCTAGGCTCAAATCGGACGGCTGGACCATCGTCGACACCAGCGGCTTCATCCATCTGATCGGTCCGCTCTGGGAGCGCAAGGTCGACGGCCATTACGAATTCGCGCTCGCGACCGAGGACAAGCACCACAACCGCCGCGGCATGGTCCAGGGTGGCGTGATGATGACCTTCGCCGACCGCACCTGCGGCATGACCGCCCGCTACGAGACCGGCAAGCAATATATGGCGACCGTGCAGCTCGACACGCATTTCGTCGAGGCCGGCCAAATCGGCGACCTCCTGATCTCGCGCCCCCGCGTGGTGCGCACCACGCGCAGCCTGATCTTCATGAGCACGGAGGTGAGCGTGGATGACCGCTGCGTGGTGATGGCCAACGGCGTGTTCAAGATCTTGAAGGGGGCGGAGTAG
- a CDS encoding tetratricopeptide repeat protein, with protein MALEDRYGLPLSITSHEAASAYREGVDLMLAGWTGTAEALERAIAADPDFALAHIARARVHAFYQQGDLARQKAAAARELVAKRGTERERSHVETLALAIEGRLPEAIAAMRKHVDTWPRDAMVLSLPLGAFGLFAFSGMADHDRARHELCVSVAHHYGEDWWFLAMSGWAMTENGDVARGRKVTERGFSLRRQNAHAAHAVLHAMFEDGSIDEADRLVEEWLPTYRRAGILHGHILWHQALGALEHGDAARALAIYADVLQPSATQAPPLNVITDSASLLWRLSAYGHAVPKALWLEADAAAQKLFPKSGLPFADVHMALFDAATQNRDALAARLAVIEQRLAEGKLPAGPVVPAICRALAAFADEDYAACAQTLAPVLTEVVRIGGSHAQRELIEDTFIVALMRNGELPRARSLLDARLHRRPSLRDTRWQAAMA; from the coding sequence ATGGCGTTGGAAGACCGCTACGGCCTGCCGCTCTCCATCACCTCGCACGAGGCGGCATCCGCCTATCGCGAGGGCGTCGACCTCATGCTCGCCGGCTGGACCGGCACGGCGGAGGCGCTGGAGCGCGCCATCGCGGCCGATCCGGATTTCGCGCTGGCCCATATCGCCCGCGCCCGCGTGCATGCCTTCTATCAGCAGGGCGATCTCGCGCGGCAGAAAGCGGCGGCCGCGCGCGAGCTCGTCGCCAAACGCGGCACGGAGCGCGAGCGCTCGCATGTCGAGACGCTGGCGCTTGCGATCGAGGGCCGGCTGCCCGAGGCGATCGCGGCAATGCGCAAGCATGTCGACACATGGCCGCGCGATGCCATGGTGCTGTCGCTGCCGCTCGGCGCATTCGGCCTGTTCGCCTTCTCCGGCATGGCCGATCACGACCGCGCGCGGCACGAGCTGTGCGTGAGCGTCGCGCATCATTACGGCGAGGACTGGTGGTTCCTCGCCATGTCCGGCTGGGCGATGACCGAGAACGGCGACGTCGCCCGCGGCCGCAAGGTCACTGAGCGCGGCTTCTCCTTGCGCCGGCAGAACGCACATGCTGCACACGCGGTGCTGCATGCGATGTTCGAGGACGGCTCGATCGACGAGGCTGACCGGCTGGTCGAGGAGTGGCTTCCGACCTACCGCCGCGCCGGAATTTTGCACGGCCATATCCTCTGGCACCAGGCGCTCGGCGCGCTCGAGCATGGCGACGCGGCACGCGCGCTCGCAATCTATGCCGACGTGCTTCAGCCCTCGGCGACCCAGGCACCGCCGCTGAACGTCATCACCGACAGCGCCTCGCTGCTGTGGCGGCTGTCGGCTTACGGCCACGCCGTGCCGAAGGCGCTGTGGCTTGAGGCCGACGCCGCCGCGCAAAAACTGTTCCCGAAATCGGGCCTGCCCTTCGCCGACGTCCACATGGCGCTGTTCGACGCCGCGACGCAAAATCGCGACGCACTCGCCGCACGCCTCGCCGTGATCGAGCAGCGGCTCGCCGAGGGCAAGCTGCCGGCCGGCCCCGTTGTGCCGGCGATTTGCCGGGCGCTAGCGGCCTTTGCGGATGAGGATTATGCCGCATGCGCGCAAACGCTCGCGCCCGTCCTCACTGAGGTCGTGCGCATCGGCGGCAGCCACGCCCAGCGCGAGCTGATCGAGGACACCTTTATTGTCGCGCTGATGCGCAACGGCGAGCTGCCGCGCGCCCGCAGCCTGCTCGACGCCCGACTGCATCGCCGCCCCTCCTTGCGCGATACACGCTGGCAGGCGGCGATGGCTTGA
- a CDS encoding RibD family protein, whose protein sequence is MKPYVICLMHSSLDGRTHPSRWRPKGAGTDWFEKIHDELGGDAWVIGRVTGSEFAKGEPYPATTRETFPRESWFARRDAKTYGVVLDAHGKIGWGRSDIGGDPIVVVLTTSVPDSHLAGLRGEGVSYIFAGEAEIDLAQALDTLNRELGVKRLLVEGGGIANGAFLRAGLIDEFNLILSPAIDGARGAPFVFDSTDADSDKRAPLSAMTLESTRPLDGGVLLLRYLIQNDVADR, encoded by the coding sequence ATGAAGCCTTACGTCATCTGCCTGATGCATTCGAGCCTTGACGGCCGCACCCATCCGAGCCGCTGGCGGCCGAAGGGCGCCGGCACCGACTGGTTCGAGAAGATCCACGACGAACTCGGCGGCGATGCCTGGGTGATCGGCCGCGTCACCGGCTCGGAGTTCGCCAAGGGCGAGCCCTATCCCGCAACGACGCGCGAGACGTTCCCGCGCGAAAGCTGGTTCGCGCGGCGCGACGCGAAAACCTATGGCGTCGTGCTCGATGCGCACGGCAAGATCGGCTGGGGCCGATCCGACATCGGCGGTGATCCCATCGTCGTGGTGCTGACGACAAGCGTGCCGGATTCGCATCTTGCTGGGCTTCGTGGCGAGGGCGTCTCCTACATCTTTGCAGGCGAAGCGGAGATCGACCTCGCGCAGGCACTCGATACCCTCAATCGCGAGCTCGGGGTGAAGCGTTTGCTGGTCGAGGGCGGCGGCATCGCCAATGGCGCGTTCCTGCGTGCCGGTCTGATCGACGAATTCAATCTGATTCTCAGCCCCGCGATCGACGGCGCGCGTGGCGCACCTTTCGTGTTCGATTCGACGGACGCCGACAGCGACAAACGCGCGCCGCTCAGCGCGATGACGCTGGAGAGCACGCGGCCGCTCGACGGCGGCGTGCTGCTGTTGCGCTACCTGATCCAGAACGACGTCGCGGACAGGTAA
- a CDS encoding FABP family protein encodes MLPIPADIFTEPDDVSPDSLANLGPLRRLAGTWQADKGIDINPKGNGPERRVFIEHIRMDPIDAQANGPQLFYGLRYHIHINTPEEDITFHDQVGYWLWEPATGLIMQTLAIPRGQVLLASGKAKPDDRKISVTAKRGETTYGICSTDFLEQAFRTDSYRCDITFNDDGSWSYSIQTELFVRGAPFNHHDSNTLKLVAPPKLNPLAVIVNDRAKGDRDKGKGPAA; translated from the coding sequence ATGCTCCCCATTCCCGCCGACATCTTCACCGAGCCGGACGACGTCTCCCCGGACAGCCTTGCCAATCTCGGCCCGCTGCGCCGACTCGCCGGCACCTGGCAGGCCGACAAGGGCATCGACATCAATCCAAAGGGCAATGGGCCGGAGCGGCGGGTGTTCATCGAGCATATCCGGATGGACCCGATCGATGCGCAGGCCAACGGGCCGCAGCTGTTCTACGGGCTGCGCTATCACATCCACATCAACACGCCCGAGGAGGACATCACCTTCCACGATCAGGTCGGCTACTGGCTCTGGGAGCCCGCGACCGGGCTGATCATGCAGACGCTGGCGATCCCGCGCGGCCAGGTGCTGCTCGCTTCCGGCAAGGCCAAGCCGGACGACAGAAAGATCTCCGTCACGGCGAAGCGCGGCGAGACGACCTACGGGATCTGCTCGACCGATTTTCTGGAACAAGCTTTCCGCACCGATTCCTATCGCTGCGACATCACGTTCAACGACGACGGCAGCTGGAGCTATTCGATCCAGACCGAGCTGTTCGTGCGCGGCGCGCCGTTCAACCATCACGACAGCAACACGCTGAAGCTCGTCGCGCCGCCAAAGCTCAATCCGCTCGCGGTGATCGTGAACGATCGCGCCAAGGGCGACCGTGACAAGGGCAAAGGCCCGGCGGCGTGA
- a CDS encoding CoA transferase subunit A: MTEIVALEALATRVTSGQSLAIPVDGSGVAMAATAALLEAGIRDLKLICVPISGLQADLLIGAGAIASLETSAVSLGEAGAAPRFTAGVKTGAFALRDSTCPAIFAGLLAAQKGVPFMPIAGIIGSDLLNVRPDWQVIDSPVGEARKVVVVPAISPDVALFHAPEADRAGNVRIGRHRELADLAYASKRTLVTVERIVDRNLLESEDSAAGVLPSLYVDTIAVAARGAWPLALWDEYPADEAEIARYAGMARSDEGFRAYLSTFLSHRKQVA; encoded by the coding sequence ATGACCGAGATCGTTGCGCTGGAGGCGCTGGCAACCCGCGTCACATCGGGGCAGTCGCTAGCCATCCCGGTCGACGGCTCGGGCGTAGCGATGGCGGCGACCGCCGCGCTGTTGGAGGCCGGCATCCGCGATCTCAAGCTGATCTGCGTGCCGATCTCGGGGCTTCAGGCGGATCTGCTGATCGGTGCCGGCGCCATCGCCTCGCTCGAGACCAGCGCGGTGTCGCTGGGGGAGGCCGGCGCCGCGCCGCGCTTCACCGCGGGCGTCAAGACCGGCGCCTTCGCCTTGCGCGACTCCACCTGCCCGGCGATCTTCGCAGGTCTGCTCGCAGCGCAAAAAGGCGTGCCGTTCATGCCGATCGCTGGCATCATCGGCAGCGATCTCCTCAACGTGCGGCCCGACTGGCAGGTGATCGACAGCCCCGTCGGCGAGGCGCGCAAGGTGGTCGTGGTGCCCGCGATCTCCCCCGATGTTGCGCTGTTTCATGCGCCGGAAGCCGACCGCGCCGGCAATGTCCGGATCGGCCGCCACCGCGAGCTCGCCGATCTCGCTTATGCCTCGAAGCGCACGCTGGTCACTGTCGAGCGCATCGTCGACCGCAATCTGCTGGAGAGCGAAGATTCCGCTGCCGGCGTGCTGCCCTCGCTCTATGTCGACACCATCGCGGTCGCCGCGCGCGGCGCCTGGCCGCTGGCGCTGTGGGATGAATATCCGGCCGACGAGGCCGAGATCGCGCGCTACGCCGGGATGGCACGCAGCGACGAGGGTTTTCGTGCCTATCTCTCGACCTTTCTGTCGCATCGCAAGCAGGTAGCCTGA
- a CDS encoding sensor histidine kinase, producing the protein MRIITGLARILIVCLFASLARDCVAADGARQRSILVLEDADFRSPFYSEIFDGIRAAAKENRTIHTVIYGESLDLARFPGPDYEESLVGHLKTKYALRPIEIIVSIGVASAKFLQKRKQEIWPAAPVVYGFVPDLPETRALFLPDSTAIFARVMPTQLLTAARAIVPDLTRVVLVGEAWKNPLTYGHWKQDFAAAMPGLEVTDLSGEVLRDVRKQIAALPDRSAILTSAMYSDGEGTYYSPVAALARIAESANRPVIITSDTFLGRAGVGGFLLLPEIIGRETGKVAMRILGGEAASSIPSFNGDNVKPIFDWRQLQRWNVAEANLPPGSELRFREPSFWEQYYWHTAIVASVMLVQALMITILLRERRLRFLAEVEARQRMSELAHMNRRATAGEMSASIAHELSQPLAAILINAETAEQMLRHPAPDLSEVRDILGNILRDDQRASDVIGRLRSFLKRVPTERHELDLNATVGEVFRFLSVQALTYDVGLATEPSSANIRVKADKVQLQQAILNLVVNAMDAVADLPDERRRVVGRTSVADGNLALVSIADAGDGILEDKVTEIFKPFFTTKTQGMGIGLSIARTIVEAHGGHIWAENAPTGGAVFHISLPLAATR; encoded by the coding sequence ATGCGTATCATCACTGGGCTCGCGCGCATCCTGATCGTCTGCCTGTTTGCGAGCCTGGCGCGCGACTGCGTTGCTGCCGATGGGGCGCGGCAGCGCTCGATCCTGGTGCTGGAAGACGCCGATTTTCGTTCGCCGTTTTATTCGGAAATCTTCGACGGCATCCGCGCGGCGGCGAAGGAGAACCGGACGATCCACACGGTGATCTACGGCGAGAGTCTCGATCTCGCCCGCTTCCCGGGACCGGACTACGAAGAGAGCCTGGTCGGTCACCTCAAGACCAAATATGCGCTGCGGCCGATCGAAATCATCGTTTCGATCGGGGTCGCATCGGCGAAATTCCTTCAGAAGCGCAAGCAGGAGATCTGGCCCGCCGCGCCCGTCGTGTACGGCTTCGTGCCCGATCTGCCCGAGACGCGCGCGCTGTTTCTGCCCGACTCGACCGCCATCTTCGCAAGGGTGATGCCGACGCAGCTGCTGACTGCCGCGCGCGCAATCGTCCCTGACCTGACCCGTGTCGTCCTGGTCGGCGAAGCCTGGAAGAACCCGCTGACATACGGACATTGGAAGCAGGATTTCGCGGCCGCGATGCCCGGTCTCGAGGTCACCGATCTGTCCGGCGAGGTGCTGCGCGACGTCCGCAAGCAAATCGCTGCGTTACCCGATCGCTCGGCGATCCTGACCTCGGCGATGTATTCGGATGGCGAAGGCACCTATTATTCACCGGTCGCCGCGCTCGCACGCATTGCCGAGAGTGCGAACCGCCCGGTCATCATCACGTCCGATACATTTCTCGGGCGGGCCGGCGTGGGCGGCTTCCTGCTGCTGCCCGAGATCATCGGACGGGAAACCGGCAAGGTGGCGATGCGAATTCTGGGCGGCGAAGCGGCATCGAGCATCCCATCCTTCAACGGCGACAACGTGAAGCCGATCTTCGACTGGCGGCAACTGCAACGCTGGAATGTGGCTGAGGCCAATCTGCCACCGGGCAGCGAGCTGCGGTTTCGCGAACCGAGCTTCTGGGAGCAGTATTACTGGCACACCGCCATCGTCGCGAGCGTGATGCTGGTGCAGGCGCTGATGATCACGATCCTGCTGCGCGAGCGACGCTTGCGATTCCTGGCCGAGGTCGAGGCACGCCAGCGCATGTCGGAGCTCGCCCACATGAATCGGCGCGCGACCGCGGGAGAGATGTCCGCCTCGATCGCGCACGAATTGAGCCAGCCGCTCGCCGCCATCCTGATCAATGCCGAGACGGCCGAGCAGATGCTGCGGCATCCGGCTCCTGACCTCAGCGAAGTCAGGGACATACTGGGCAACATCCTCCGCGACGATCAACGCGCAAGCGATGTCATCGGCCGGCTGCGCTCGTTCCTGAAGCGGGTCCCGACCGAACGGCACGAGCTCGACCTCAACGCGACAGTCGGCGAAGTGTTTCGGTTCCTCTCCGTGCAGGCCTTGACCTACGACGTCGGACTCGCGACGGAGCCATCGTCCGCGAATATCCGTGTCAAAGCCGACAAGGTGCAGCTCCAGCAGGCCATTCTGAACCTGGTTGTGAACGCCATGGACGCCGTCGCCGATCTCCCGGACGAGCGACGCCGCGTCGTCGGTCGAACCAGTGTCGCCGATGGCAATCTGGCCCTCGTCTCCATCGCCGATGCAGGCGACGGTATCCTCGAGGACAAGGTGACCGAGATCTTCAAGCCGTTTTTCACGACCAAGACGCAAGGCATGGGCATCGGCCTCTCGATCGCGCGCACCATCGTCGAGGCGCATGGCGGGCACATCTGGGCCGAGAACGCGCCGACCGGCGGCGCCGTGTTTCACATCAGCCTGCCGCTGGCGGCGACGCGGTAG
- a CDS encoding aldo/keto reductase, whose protein sequence is MQYRQLGRSGLKVSPICLGTMMFGGPTDEATSRRIIAKAHNAGINFIDSADAYSKGGSEEVVGRAIGNNRHAWILATKLANPMGDDPNRVGLSRRWVLQAADESLKRLGTDHIDIYYLHKEDHATPLEETVRAMGDLIRAGKIRYFGVSNYRAWRVAEICNICDRLGIDRPVASQPYYNAMNRMPEVEHFPACSYYGLGIVPYSPLARGVLTGKYKPDAAPDKETRAGRNDTRMMQTEWRPESLQLAQEIKSHAEKKGITAGQLAVAWVLNSAFVSSIVAGPRTEEQWDGYISALDYRFTAEDEALIDRLVVPGHPSTPGYNDPAYPIEGRRARTA, encoded by the coding sequence ATGCAATACCGCCAGCTCGGCCGCTCCGGCCTCAAGGTCTCGCCGATTTGCCTCGGCACCATGATGTTCGGCGGGCCGACCGACGAGGCCACCTCACGGCGGATCATTGCGAAGGCGCATAACGCCGGCATCAATTTCATCGACAGCGCGGACGCCTATTCGAAGGGCGGCTCCGAAGAGGTCGTCGGCCGCGCGATCGGCAACAACCGTCACGCCTGGATCCTCGCGACCAAGCTCGCCAACCCCATGGGCGACGACCCCAACCGCGTCGGGCTGTCGCGGCGCTGGGTGCTGCAGGCCGCCGACGAAAGCCTGAAGCGGCTCGGCACCGACCACATCGACATCTACTATCTGCACAAGGAGGACCACGCGACGCCGCTTGAGGAGACGGTGCGCGCGATGGGCGATCTGATCCGAGCCGGCAAGATCCGCTATTTCGGCGTCTCGAATTATCGCGCCTGGCGCGTCGCGGAGATCTGCAACATCTGCGACCGCCTCGGCATCGACCGGCCGGTGGCGAGCCAGCCTTATTACAACGCGATGAACCGCATGCCCGAGGTCGAGCATTTTCCGGCGTGCAGCTATTACGGCCTCGGCATCGTGCCCTATAGCCCGCTGGCGCGCGGCGTGCTCACCGGCAAGTACAAGCCTGATGCCGCGCCTGACAAGGAAACGCGCGCGGGCCGCAACGACACCCGCATGATGCAGACCGAGTGGCGGCCGGAATCGCTCCAGCTTGCGCAGGAGATCAAGAGCCACGCGGAGAAGAAGGGCATCACCGCCGGTCAGCTCGCGGTCGCCTGGGTGCTCAATTCCGCCTTCGTCTCATCGATCGTCGCAGGTCCTCGCACCGAAGAGCAGTGGGACGGCTACATCAGCGCGCTCGACTACCGCTTCACTGCGGAGGACGAGGCGTTGATCGACCGGCTGGTCGTGCCGGGCCATCCGTCGACGCCGGGCTACAACGACCCGGCCTATCCGATCGAGGGGCGGCGCGCGCGGACGGCGTGA
- a CDS encoding CoA-transferase, producing the protein MSAERDRREILIATIADLLDGIRHVAVGASSPIPAAGAMLLRARQQRDGKPPVRISILGSQAHNFFTNGGIELFDCAAQGRVDAFFLGGGQIDGEGNINLVGTGDYPTSGVRWPGSFGSAYLYHLVPRVILFREEHSPRVFVPKVDFVSARAITPEVPRRGGPHALLTNMALFDFDREAGGFALRSVHPPFTPADIRENTGFAYAEPEVVRETPQPDTATLSLLRGKILDELAETYPAFARTMKQAA; encoded by the coding sequence ATGTCGGCCGAACGCGACCGGCGCGAGATCCTGATCGCCACCATCGCCGATTTGCTCGACGGCATCCGCCACGTCGCGGTCGGCGCGTCGTCGCCGATTCCGGCCGCCGGCGCCATGCTGCTGCGCGCACGCCAGCAGCGCGACGGCAAGCCGCCGGTGCGCATCTCCATCCTGGGATCGCAGGCGCATAATTTCTTTACCAATGGCGGCATCGAGCTGTTCGACTGCGCCGCGCAGGGCCGCGTCGACGCCTTCTTCCTCGGCGGCGGCCAGATCGACGGCGAAGGCAACATCAATTTGGTCGGCACCGGCGATTATCCAACCAGCGGCGTGCGCTGGCCCGGCTCGTTCGGTTCGGCCTATCTCTATCACCTCGTGCCGCGCGTGATCCTGTTTCGCGAGGAGCACTCACCGCGCGTGTTCGTGCCGAAGGTCGATTTCGTCAGCGCCCGCGCCATCACGCCCGAGGTCCCGCGCCGCGGCGGCCCGCACGCGCTTCTGACCAACATGGCGCTGTTCGATTTCGACCGCGAGGCGGGCGGCTTCGCACTGCGCTCGGTGCACCCGCCCTTCACGCCGGCCGACATCCGGGAGAATACCGGCTTCGCCTATGCAGAGCCGGAGGTGGTGCGGGAGACGCCGCAGCCCGACACTGCGACGCTTTCGCTGCTGCGCGGAAAAATTCTCGATGAGCTCGCCGAGACTTATCCGGCCTTCGCCCGGACCATGAAACAGGCCGCGTGA
- a CDS encoding cysteine hydrolase family protein, translating to MAHALPALIVVDVQRAFDQWEAAGKRRNNPDAVARIVDLLAAFRASGAPIFHIRHEGTKPSSTFRPESSGYAVKDEAREEDGEPVIVKRVNSAFIGTNLESRLRAGGIATLVICGATTNHCVETTTRMAGNLGFDAALVRDATWTFDRIGPDGDTHSAEDIHAMTLSNLNGEFARIVTAHDVITSLATLRQ from the coding sequence ATGGCACACGCCCTCCCCGCCCTCATCGTCGTCGACGTCCAGCGCGCGTTCGACCAATGGGAAGCGGCCGGCAAGCGGCGCAACAATCCGGATGCAGTGGCGCGCATCGTTGACCTGCTCGCAGCGTTCAGGGCGAGCGGCGCGCCGATCTTCCACATCCGCCATGAGGGCACTAAGCCGAGCTCGACGTTCCGTCCGGAAAGCTCCGGCTACGCCGTCAAGGACGAAGCCCGCGAAGAGGACGGCGAGCCGGTGATCGTCAAGCGCGTCAACAGCGCCTTCATCGGCACCAATCTCGAAAGCCGGCTGCGCGCGGGCGGAATCGCCACGCTGGTCATTTGCGGCGCCACCACCAATCATTGCGTCGAGACGACGACGCGGATGGCCGGCAATCTCGGCTTCGACGCCGCGCTGGTGCGCGACGCGACCTGGACATTCGATCGCATCGGGCCCGACGGCGACACACATTCGGCCGAAGACATCCACGCGATGACGTTGTCGAATCTCAACGGCGAATTCGCCCGCATTGTGACCGCGCATGACGTGATCACCTCGCTCGCAACGCTGCGACAATAA
- a CDS encoding flavin monoamine oxidase family protein, with protein sequence MSDTSEHIAIVGAGAAGLMAARALARAGKRVTILEARERCGGRIHPLPAAEFGYPAEGGAEFVHGEAPVTRGLLREAGLSLQEIEGSQWSFDGAQLSRESRHDPHEAELQAVLGELKDDLTVAEFLRRHFAGDVYARMRQSIERMVEGYDAAEPERASVLALREEWMDGGHHTQARIVGGYGALIEFLAAECRRHGVAIRFGAVVTAIEENGAIAVRCAGGDALACDKVILTVPLPLLRKIALPATARDKAAAADDIGFGNVIKILLRFTRPFWRQTREDLSDLTFLLSDETIPVWWTQRPSDHPVLTGWFGGPRTAELVGLDRAALIDAGIASLATVFGLSPHDLACDVMAAEATNWAHDPFARGAYSWATPRTRAAQAILARADGPVLFSGEALYRGRDMGTVEAALASGLETAGLVFRG encoded by the coding sequence ATGTCCGACACGTCAGAGCACATCGCCATCGTCGGCGCAGGGGCCGCCGGACTGATGGCGGCCCGCGCGCTCGCGCGTGCAGGCAAGCGGGTGACGATCCTGGAGGCGCGCGAACGCTGCGGCGGGCGCATCCATCCGCTGCCGGCCGCCGAGTTCGGCTATCCGGCCGAGGGTGGTGCCGAGTTCGTCCATGGCGAGGCGCCGGTCACGCGCGGCCTGCTGCGCGAGGCCGGACTGTCGTTGCAAGAAATCGAAGGCAGCCAATGGAGTTTTGACGGCGCGCAGCTCTCGCGCGAAAGCCGTCATGATCCGCACGAAGCGGAACTTCAGGCCGTGCTCGGCGAGCTGAAGGACGACCTCACCGTCGCCGAATTCCTGCGCCGCCATTTCGCAGGTGACGTCTACGCGCGGATGCGGCAATCGATCGAACGGATGGTCGAGGGCTACGACGCCGCCGAGCCCGAGCGCGCCTCCGTCCTGGCGCTACGCGAGGAATGGATGGACGGCGGACACCATACCCAGGCGCGCATCGTCGGCGGCTACGGCGCGCTGATCGAATTTCTGGCGGCCGAGTGCCGCAGGCATGGCGTCGCCATTCGTTTCGGTGCCGTGGTGACGGCGATCGAGGAGAACGGCGCTATCGCCGTCCGCTGCGCCGGCGGCGATGCGCTCGCATGCGACAAGGTGATCCTCACCGTGCCGCTGCCGTTATTGCGGAAGATCGCGCTGCCCGCGACGGCGCGCGACAAGGCCGCGGCCGCCGATGACATCGGCTTTGGCAATGTCATCAAGATCCTGCTGCGTTTCACGCGGCCATTTTGGCGGCAGACCAGGGAAGATCTTTCGGACCTCACCTTCCTGCTGTCGGATGAGACGATCCCGGTGTGGTGGACGCAGCGCCCGTCCGATCATCCCGTATTGACCGGCTGGTTCGGCGGGCCGCGGACGGCTGAGCTCGTCGGCCTCGATCGCGCAGCGCTGATCGACGCCGGGATCGCTTCGCTCGCGACGGTGTTCGGCCTCTCACCTCATGATCTCGCATGTGATGTCATGGCGGCAGAGGCGACCAACTGGGCCCACGATCCCTTCGCGCGCGGCGCCTATTCCTGGGCGACGCCGCGGACGCGGGCGGCGCAGGCGATCCTGGCGCGCGCCGACGGCCCGGTGCTGTTCTCCGGCGAAGCGCTCTATCGCGGCCGCGACATGGGCACGGTCGAGGCCGCGCTCGCGAGTGGCCTCGAGACGGCAGGCCTAGTCTTCCGCGGATGA